The sequence CCAGAAGCGACGAGTTTGGCAATCCAGTGTCCATTGTCTGCAGTGCCATTTCTGGGAGGGATGCCAATGGGAACTTCCATCGGCTGACCAGTCGTCACCTTCCTTCCATATCCAAGGCGTCCGTGGTCGCCTCGGCCAAACTGCCGATACAAAAGCAAGTTGTTGGTTCAAACAAAAATGGTGGAACCAGATGTGATGTGGAAGGAAACTCAAGATATTGCAAGAACTAAAGCAAGGTAATGAGAAATTAACGTAAGCAAATTATCTTTTTAACTCGTATTGGTGAAAATTTCTTACCGAATAGATTCGCCCGTCACGAGTTAATGCAACAGAGTGAGTGCCTCCACAAGACACCTACATGAAAAATAAACACAATCCATCTCAAACTGTTGGAAGGAAACGAGATTATTACGAGCCTGCAGGATTTTTGGAGCAATCGATGATAGAAATCGATCAAATCAACGATAAAACACATTGTAGTCCGAGTTATTCAGAGGAGTGGCGAGGAATGAACTACAGATAGTACCTGAACAATATCCTCCCCAGCTAAAAGATGAACCCTTTGCGGCACCATTTTACTACTTTTATCATTGTCACCAAACCCAAGCCTTCCATGTTCTCCTCGTCCCCAACCATACACCTGCAGTCAAATGAAAAAGGGAGAGAAGTAAGGATATCCCACTGACTCAAATGCAGATGTTACAACGGTAGCAATACCGAAATATTTGAACTATAGCAGGTTGATCTCAAACGGTCATTGGTGTATGTTAGAAGGGAGGAAGGGAGAGAAATCACCTCTCCATCTTCTGTTAGTGCAGTAGAATGCCATCCTCCAGCAGCAATATCCACCTATACAAgcaaaaaggttaaaaaaaaacacacattaTAAACATATGGCAAACACATTATAAACGTATGGCGTATCATCTAGTTGCAGACGTTCAACTATGAAGTGATCCAGGAAATCTGCAGACACAAGAAATCTTTATATGGGGACAATATGGTTATTCCAAAAATTCTTCACATGACAACACAATCATGACAAAATACAACTAGGTCAGGAAACAACGCACTTCAGTGTATAGTGGATAACGCGAAGGCACACATTCAGAAAAAATTGAGATAATCATACATGAGGCTAGGCATAAGCAACTACgagaaattaaacaaaaagatACTACACGGAAATGTGATACAAACCAAATTAAGACCAGATAGCCCCTGGACAGGAATAGGCTGCGATCTCGGCTGAGTATCCCCTGTTCCAAGTTGTCCATATTCGTTATTACCCCAAGCCCATAAAGTACCATCCTCCTGCAGAGCCAAATTATGAAATGCCCCAACTGCAATGAGCCTCACTGCATCAAGACCTTGTACACGCACAGGTGTTGAAATTTGTTTTCTGAAAATTAGAAGCAAAGTCCAGGAATGATTGTATGATAAACGACAGTGAGCGATGAGTTCACAAGTACATCCATGCACGTAGCTGTTATAGTATAAAGAGCATTTGATATAGTATGACCCAGAAGGTGGGCGGCAATCTAAGAAAGATGCTTGAAAACAAGTTGACAGATTCAAGTCCAAGGGCAACATACATGTCTCCCGGAGGCCATGGCTGACCCCATGTCCATACTTGCCCATCACGTGTAAGTACCACAGAGTGAGTACCCCCAGCAGCTACCTGGGATGTGAAAAATTAGAACATGTCAAATACCGTTTTATAGAAAGAGATGTCTCTTGAGAAACAAAAGCATCCTACATCCAAAAATTCCTATCATGCAGTTCTCTAGACACAGGCATGGGTACTCACCTGGCGGACCTTAAGTGTTGGTGCACAGCGTTGAGGATTCACTATATCCCTTCTCAAAGGTCTAACAGTGTCATCTTTCCGCTCAGGTTCTTCACCACACTGTCCATACTCATTCCCACCTGCACCAAACAACTTTGTACCCTTAGACTGAGAAGAAACAACTTCCGGGTCTATTTACCACACCTCAAGAAAACCAACCAAAACCTCTACTTGGAAGTTAAACATACTAAACTTGAGGATGGTTTAAAACATGACTTAGAAGCAACCATCTTTTGGCATTTGGCTTAACTGGCTTAAAGGACCACATTCTTTCTTCTATTGCATTctaaataatgaaaacaagaGAACTTGAAACAATGAAATAAATATTCACAGCAACTTAAACAGTAAAAAATGCTTGATCAATTACCCCAAGCGTAAGCACGACCTTGATCATCGACAGCCAAACAATGCCATCCACCAATAGCAGCCTAGATTTCAAACAACCCCTAATTAAATCAAAGCAAAATTAtactaacaaaaaaattaactacTTCCAAAGCCAAGCACGGTTATGATAAATTCGAAATTACCTGAACAATCTTGACATTGGCAAGAGCTTTAACCTGGCTTGGAATGTTCTCAGTTTTGGTCTCGGAAGGGTGCCCTAAGGTTCCTCTTTGGTTCCAACCCCATGTAAACAACTGataacccaattcaattcacaACACAAAAAATCAAACTTCCAGTGAAACAAAATATGCAACAAAAATCCAAACTTTCAGTAAATCCAAAACCACAAGTTCAATAAATATCCAAACTTTCAGtaaacccaaaaccaaattttttttttttaaaaaaaaatccaaactttCAGTAAACCCAAAACAAACAAGTGAAAAGGGTAGTAATCAAAACAGTGGATAGAGTGATAAAAAgacaagaagaagatgaaagagGACCCACCTTGCCGTCATCGCAAATAGCGAGAGAATTTCGGCTGCCAGCGACAACAGAGCGGATAGTCTGCGACTCGAGGGCTCTGACGGCGCACACCCATTCCTTCTCCTCGTTGTTCCCGATTCCCAATTGGCCGTCTTCCCCAGAGCCCCTGTTCACAAAGACAAACAGAATGAACGAAACCTGCTTTACTTTCTCTTTCTAGAATAGCATAAcagaggggagagagaaagagagagcaaaTACCAAGTGGCAATGGCAGCATCGGATGCCATTGGAGGCTGAATCAGAGCTTGAATTGATGCTATTAAAAAGATAGCAGGGAGAGGAGTGACTGTGTTGATCAAATACTCAATAGAACAGCA is a genomic window of Malus domestica chromosome 09, GDT2T_hap1 containing:
- the LOC103442507 gene encoding ultraviolet-B receptor UVR8 isoform X2 yields the protein MASDAAIATWGSGEDGQLGIGNNEEKEWVCAVRALESQTIRSVVAGSRNSLAICDDGKLFTWGWNQRGTLGHPSETKTENIPSQVKALANVKIVQAAIGGWHCLAVDDQGRAYAWGGNEYGQCGEEPERKDDTVRPLRRDIVNPQRCAPTLKVAAGGTHSVVLTRDGQVWTWGQPWPPGDIKQISTPVRVQGLDAVRLIAVGAFHNLALQEDGTLWAWGNNEYGQLGTGDTQPRSQPIPVQGLSGLNLVDIAAGGWHSTALTEDGEVYGWGRGEHGRLGFGDNDKSSKMVPQRVHLLAGEDIVQVSCGGTHSVALTRDGRIYSFGRGDHGRLGYGRKVTTGQPMEVPIGIPPRNGTADNGHWIAKLVASGGRHTLAIVEWKADDEPES
- the LOC103442507 gene encoding ultraviolet-B receptor UVR8 isoform X1; its protein translation is MASDAAIATWGSGEDGQLGIGNNEEKEWVCAVRALESQTIRSVVAGSRNSLAICDDGKLFTWGWNQRGTLGHPSETKTENIPSQVKALANVKIVQAAIGGWHCLAVDDQGRAYAWGGNEYGQCGEEPERKDDTVRPLRRDIVNPQRCAPTLKVRQVAAGGTHSVVLTRDGQVWTWGQPWPPGDIKQISTPVRVQGLDAVRLIAVGAFHNLALQEDGTLWAWGNNEYGQLGTGDTQPRSQPIPVQGLSGLNLVDIAAGGWHSTALTEDGEVYGWGRGEHGRLGFGDNDKSSKMVPQRVHLLAGEDIVQVSCGGTHSVALTRDGRIYSFGRGDHGRLGYGRKVTTGQPMEVPIGIPPRNGTADNGHWIAKLVASGGRHTLAIVEWKADDEPES